A DNA window from Desulfomonile tiedjei contains the following coding sequences:
- a CDS encoding OmpH family outer membrane protein yields MRIPGFVATAHALVAAFLLSLLLCGFSAAAEVKLAQLNLQKVFNQSTKVKVIIEEVKKMQTDSVTKMNVLSTEIGKVEQQLKEGQDKLSKEEKEKLEADLKKIKEDLRSEQETAKVKINFKQKSAQNVINSQIQEAVAKIANEEGYTVVLASETIIYSKDVGDITDKVAKALDTMPLPEGLLRP; encoded by the coding sequence ATGAGAATTCCCGGATTTGTAGCGACGGCGCATGCCCTGGTAGCCGCATTTCTGCTGTCGCTATTGTTGTGCGGTTTTTCGGCGGCTGCGGAGGTCAAGCTCGCTCAACTCAACTTGCAGAAGGTGTTCAATCAGTCTACCAAGGTCAAGGTCATTATAGAAGAAGTGAAGAAGATGCAGACGGATTCCGTGACAAAAATGAACGTTCTGTCCACGGAAATCGGCAAGGTCGAGCAGCAACTTAAAGAAGGCCAAGATAAGCTTTCAAAGGAAGAAAAAGAAAAACTCGAAGCCGATTTGAAGAAAATAAAGGAAGACTTGCGTTCCGAGCAGGAGACGGCAAAGGTCAAGATAAACTTCAAGCAAAAATCTGCACAGAATGTGATCAACAGCCAAATCCAGGAAGCTGTGGCCAAAATAGCCAATGAAGAAGGGTACACGGTCGTTCTGGCGAGCGAAACCATTATTTATTCAAAGGATGTTGGGGACATCACTGATAAGGTGGCCAAAGCCCTTGACACCATGCCGCTGCCCGAAGGTCTCCTTAGGCCGTAG
- the lpdA gene encoding dihydrolipoyl dehydrogenase, which translates to MTEKYDMAVIGGGPAGYVAALRGRQLGLQVALVEMERIGGCCLNRGCIPTKSLLADVEGLHWVRRAVRGGVLDREPRVDFSRMVKRKDDVVERVRSNLEKLLESSGVALFRAAGKILDPGTALLDTGEVIRARNVVVATGARSWRPPIPGVDSPGVLTTREMLNVRKIPDNLVIIGGGIIGQEFADIFSVLGTKVTVLEALDRILSNVDAELARRYASFLPGRGVTSEAGVQVHGIREQGTSLQVVYEKKGKEKSVTADMVLLATGRRPNLDGCGAVEMGLRVQGGSLEVDRFLRTSVEGIYAAGDVVGGKMLAHLASYHGEIVAENVADRDNPLNDGIVPSCIFTNPQIAWVGFTEEEAKQAGRSFRTSMFSLANNGKAQALGEHRGWLKLIEDSDTGRLIGAHFLGPQASELIVEMTLALKKGFSASDVAEAIHPHPTLSEGVREAALGLLDGPIHAEPRIKRFPA; encoded by the coding sequence ATGACTGAGAAATACGACATGGCAGTCATTGGCGGCGGTCCCGCGGGCTACGTTGCCGCCCTTCGCGGCCGACAGTTAGGGCTCCAGGTTGCTCTTGTCGAAATGGAAAGGATCGGGGGGTGTTGCCTTAACCGCGGGTGCATTCCCACAAAGTCGCTCCTGGCAGATGTGGAGGGCTTGCATTGGGTCCGCCGTGCAGTTCGGGGCGGGGTCCTCGACAGGGAACCTAGAGTCGATTTTTCACGGATGGTCAAACGCAAAGACGATGTGGTTGAAAGGGTGCGTTCCAATCTGGAAAAGCTCCTGGAATCCTCAGGAGTAGCCCTGTTCAGGGCCGCGGGAAAGATCCTCGACCCCGGAACCGCCCTGCTTGACACTGGAGAAGTCATCCGTGCTCGGAACGTAGTAGTCGCTACCGGCGCCCGTTCGTGGAGGCCGCCCATTCCCGGAGTGGATTCGCCCGGCGTTTTGACTACCAGGGAAATGCTGAATGTCCGCAAGATCCCGGACAATCTAGTGATCATCGGCGGTGGCATCATCGGACAGGAGTTTGCAGACATATTCTCCGTCCTGGGAACCAAGGTCACGGTCCTGGAGGCGTTGGACAGGATCCTCAGCAACGTGGATGCGGAACTGGCTCGAAGGTATGCGAGCTTCCTGCCGGGCAGAGGTGTCACATCCGAGGCCGGCGTGCAGGTTCATGGTATCCGGGAGCAGGGGACTTCCCTCCAGGTGGTGTACGAGAAGAAAGGCAAAGAGAAGAGCGTAACAGCGGACATGGTTCTGCTGGCAACGGGTCGCCGACCCAATTTAGATGGATGCGGCGCGGTAGAAATGGGGCTTCGTGTGCAAGGCGGATCTCTGGAGGTGGATCGATTCCTTCGTACTTCGGTTGAAGGGATATACGCGGCGGGGGATGTTGTCGGAGGGAAAATGCTCGCGCACCTGGCGTCATACCATGGGGAAATTGTAGCGGAAAACGTCGCGGACCGCGACAACCCCCTGAACGATGGTATTGTGCCTTCTTGCATATTCACCAATCCGCAAATCGCCTGGGTAGGGTTTACCGAAGAGGAGGCCAAGCAAGCCGGACGCTCGTTCCGCACAAGTATGTTTTCGCTCGCGAACAATGGCAAGGCTCAAGCCCTCGGCGAACACCGGGGGTGGCTCAAACTGATCGAGGACTCCGACACCGGCAGGTTGATCGGCGCTCATTTCCTCGGGCCGCAAGCGTCAGAATTGATCGTGGAAATGACTTTGGCTCTGAAGAAGGGATTCTCGGCTTCGGACGTTGCCGAGGCAATTCATCCGCATCCCACTCTGTCAGAAGGAGTGCGAGAAGCCGCGCTTGGTCTGCTTGACGGGCCGATCCACGCGGAGCCTAGGATTAAGCGCTTCCCCGCCTGA
- a CDS encoding DUF116 domain-containing protein, which produces MQAFRLLDTGSLSAAANMALDKIILEEVASRTSPPTIRFLQFKPAAALVGYHQDIHQEIRRDFCESHGIDMSRRHTGGGAILFQESALGWELFGRPGSAPFHGNYEKILNRICMAAASAISRLGVPARFRPRNDIEINGRKISGTGGTTVSGGYMFQGTLLVENEIEFFLKALRVPVEKLKKREIESLMERICFLSDLLKPTPDIQTIKQVIAKEFSDQLQIELIPGDLTDLEKTRLNEELSYFQSPGWIAARSRPQDEGEPIRSITQTEAGTLRVHLWLAPGGRRIRQALIAGDFFAVPTRLVNDLEAALVGVRAERTQLEESVRSFLDQYDGKIIGIDCETVAQAIASAGERLLLMREDFTRTEINELFLLNLSPEQLRRHRPRWLLLPYCSKSLACAYRRVAGCDECGSCEIGECFALARSFNMDPVTVQSFEHLMEVLHNKCAGEDGVYVGSCCEAFYSKHQREMERVNARGVLVNLDSTTCYDLGKGMDAYRGNFDNKTFLNLPLIEKTIRRLNVG; this is translated from the coding sequence TTGCAAGCATTCCGTTTGTTAGACACGGGAAGTCTGTCTGCCGCGGCCAACATGGCCCTTGACAAGATCATACTCGAAGAAGTCGCGTCCCGGACCTCGCCGCCGACAATTCGCTTCTTACAATTCAAGCCTGCTGCCGCGCTTGTGGGTTACCACCAAGATATCCACCAGGAAATAAGGAGGGATTTCTGTGAGTCTCATGGCATTGACATGAGCAGGAGGCATACTGGTGGCGGTGCCATCCTGTTCCAGGAATCCGCCCTCGGGTGGGAGTTGTTCGGCAGACCCGGCTCTGCGCCGTTTCATGGGAATTACGAAAAGATACTCAACCGAATTTGCATGGCAGCAGCGTCCGCGATCTCTCGTTTGGGCGTCCCTGCCCGCTTCCGGCCCCGCAACGACATCGAAATCAACGGGCGCAAAATCTCCGGCACCGGCGGAACCACGGTTTCCGGCGGGTACATGTTTCAAGGCACGCTGCTCGTCGAGAACGAGATTGAGTTCTTTCTCAAGGCCCTGCGAGTGCCCGTGGAGAAATTGAAAAAGCGAGAAATCGAATCTTTGATGGAAAGGATATGTTTCCTTTCGGACTTGCTTAAACCCACCCCGGATATTCAGACAATCAAACAAGTCATCGCTAAAGAGTTCTCAGATCAACTACAAATCGAGCTTATTCCCGGAGACCTGACCGATCTGGAAAAGACACGCTTGAATGAAGAACTGAGCTACTTCCAGAGCCCTGGGTGGATTGCGGCACGGTCTCGGCCACAAGATGAAGGGGAGCCGATCCGGTCTATCACCCAGACCGAAGCTGGAACCTTGAGGGTGCATCTGTGGCTGGCCCCTGGAGGCCGACGAATTCGGCAGGCCTTGATTGCCGGAGATTTTTTTGCCGTTCCCACACGGCTCGTGAACGATTTGGAAGCGGCTCTTGTCGGTGTGCGCGCCGAGAGAACTCAGCTTGAAGAGTCTGTGAGGTCTTTTTTGGACCAATATGATGGGAAGATTATCGGAATCGACTGCGAGACTGTGGCACAGGCCATAGCCTCCGCAGGTGAACGGCTGCTTTTGATGCGCGAGGATTTTACCCGGACGGAAATCAACGAACTTTTCCTGCTCAACCTGTCGCCAGAGCAATTGAGGAGGCACAGACCCAGATGGTTGCTCCTTCCCTACTGCTCCAAGAGCCTGGCTTGCGCTTATCGAAGGGTCGCGGGGTGTGACGAGTGTGGATCCTGCGAGATCGGGGAGTGCTTCGCGCTTGCACGCTCCTTCAACATGGATCCCGTTACCGTGCAAAGCTTCGAACATCTCATGGAGGTTTTGCACAACAAGTGCGCGGGCGAAGACGGTGTCTACGTGGGCTCTTGCTGCGAAGCTTTCTATTCCAAACACCAGCGTGAGATGGAGCGAGTCAATGCCCGCGGGGTGTTGGTAAATCTCGATTCCACAACCTGTTACGATTTGGGTAAGGGAATGGACGCGTACAGAGGCAATTTTGACAACAAGACCTTTCTGAATCTGCCTTTGATCGAAAAAACAATCAGGCGTCTCAATGTCGGTTGA
- a CDS encoding NAD(P)/FAD-dependent oxidoreductase, whose protein sequence is MSVEFLCDILVIGAGPAGSCAASTAARAGMSTVLIDAKVRIGEQPHCGEFVPERLFVEFDMDQSSVIHRVDSMETRTIEGVGQDSHKTKLVASPGFLIDRVRFDRDLAREAVAAGATVLCSTRLLRKENQDWFAGSGQEEMKFRPRFVIAADGALSTVARALGLKQASFLRGLQVEAPFCGVSDRTYIFLDRSIVGGYGWVFPKGKTANVGVGVDPRECPDTGRILAQFLSYLGGAGLIRPGQLARSGGVIPVSGVRDSLVVGNVVFCGDAAGLTHPITGAGIPQAVFSGRQAGQAVAEAIKSGSRQPLADYEAETKGRYGGIIDHALKKRRVMMDSWNEPDFDRVCERTWIAFKGYKTRERFQ, encoded by the coding sequence ATGTCGGTTGAATTCCTTTGCGACATACTTGTGATCGGGGCCGGTCCGGCCGGTTCATGCGCTGCGTCCACCGCTGCTCGTGCAGGAATGTCCACCGTATTGATAGATGCCAAAGTCAGAATCGGCGAGCAGCCTCACTGTGGCGAATTCGTCCCGGAACGGCTCTTTGTCGAGTTCGATATGGACCAGTCTTCAGTGATTCATCGTGTGGATTCGATGGAAACCCGGACGATCGAAGGTGTCGGACAGGACAGTCATAAGACAAAACTGGTCGCGTCCCCAGGGTTCTTGATCGATCGAGTGCGCTTCGACCGCGACCTCGCACGAGAGGCCGTAGCAGCCGGTGCAACCGTGTTGTGTTCAACTCGACTGTTGCGAAAGGAAAACCAAGACTGGTTTGCCGGTTCGGGCCAGGAGGAAATGAAATTCCGTCCTCGTTTCGTAATAGCCGCGGACGGAGCTTTGTCAACGGTTGCCCGAGCCCTGGGCCTTAAGCAGGCGAGCTTTCTCCGCGGGCTTCAGGTGGAGGCCCCTTTTTGTGGAGTCTCTGATAGGACCTACATTTTTCTGGATCGATCTATTGTCGGCGGATACGGCTGGGTCTTTCCCAAAGGAAAAACCGCCAACGTGGGTGTTGGTGTTGATCCTCGCGAATGCCCTGATACCGGCCGGATTCTCGCCCAATTTTTGAGCTACCTGGGCGGCGCAGGACTGATCCGGCCGGGGCAACTGGCCCGTTCAGGCGGAGTAATACCGGTGTCCGGCGTCAGGGATTCCCTAGTAGTTGGGAATGTCGTCTTTTGTGGTGACGCGGCAGGCCTGACTCATCCCATTACCGGTGCGGGAATTCCGCAGGCGGTTTTCTCCGGCAGGCAGGCCGGACAAGCCGTCGCGGAGGCCATCAAGAGTGGCAGCCGCCAGCCTTTGGCCGATTACGAGGCTGAGACCAAGGGCCGGTACGGCGGAATCATAGATCATGCGCTCAAAAAGCGCCGCGTCATGATGGATAGCTGGAATGAACCAGACTTTGACCGTGTCTGCGAAAGGACATGGATCGCGTTCAAAGGCTACAAGACTAGGGAGCGCTTTCAGTGA
- a CDS encoding radical SAM protein, whose translation MNPNKNIPRTDNPLAGFTQGTTSDSFESEELSLLSERAWLESRNRHGNRLSVHVPGMFVVNGRRGKYRAVSITGNRCELDCEHCKGTLLKTMPHAEDSRSLLRLGLEAAARGDFGLLVTGGCDEQGRLPWKGFLQAIRLLKARTDLTITVHSGQVDSETAAALKESGVDQALVDVIGDDATAREVYHLAGGVRSIQETLDALAAAELEIVPHVLYGLYYGKERGEQAALEILKQYPLNKYVVVVVVPKKGTPMSDISVPSPSRVAAFLAEARLKLPNLKASLGCARPRGHYGRALDVLAVKAGVNSLALPSDRALEEAQVRGLDVVYKETCCSLG comes from the coding sequence GTGAACCCGAACAAGAACATTCCTCGAACAGATAATCCTCTCGCGGGTTTCACTCAAGGGACTACCAGCGACAGCTTCGAGTCAGAGGAACTGTCGTTGCTGAGCGAGCGCGCCTGGCTTGAATCGAGGAACCGTCACGGGAATCGTCTCAGCGTACATGTTCCGGGGATGTTCGTGGTCAACGGCAGACGAGGAAAGTACCGAGCGGTTTCCATAACCGGAAACCGATGCGAACTGGATTGCGAGCACTGCAAGGGCACTTTGCTCAAGACCATGCCCCATGCAGAGGATTCGCGATCTCTACTCCGTTTGGGATTGGAAGCCGCGGCCCGAGGTGATTTCGGACTTCTTGTCACGGGTGGCTGCGATGAGCAAGGCAGATTGCCCTGGAAGGGCTTCCTTCAGGCCATCCGCTTGCTGAAGGCCCGAACCGACCTGACCATTACGGTGCATTCAGGCCAGGTGGACAGCGAAACCGCTGCGGCACTCAAGGAATCGGGCGTGGATCAGGCCCTGGTGGATGTCATAGGAGACGATGCCACCGCGCGAGAGGTCTATCACCTGGCCGGTGGGGTGCGTTCCATTCAAGAGACGCTCGATGCGCTGGCTGCAGCGGAACTGGAAATCGTGCCGCATGTACTGTACGGGCTTTATTACGGGAAAGAAAGAGGCGAGCAAGCAGCACTGGAAATCTTGAAACAATATCCGCTCAACAAGTATGTGGTGGTAGTGGTGGTCCCGAAAAAAGGGACCCCCATGAGTGACATCTCCGTGCCGTCACCGAGCAGGGTGGCTGCTTTCCTCGCGGAGGCGCGTTTGAAACTCCCGAATCTCAAGGCGTCTTTGGGCTGCGCGAGGCCACGCGGGCATTACGGCAGGGCCCTCGATGTCCTGGCTGTGAAGGCGGGCGTCAATTCGCTGGCGCTGCCATCCGATCGAGCCCTGGAGGAAGCGCAAGTCAGGGGCCTGGATGTGGTGTACAAGGAGACCTGCTGTTCTTTGGGGTAG
- a CDS encoding LysR family transcriptional regulator yields MDMRRLEVLCKVIELKSFTKAAEALLLSQPTVSEHIRSLEEALGERLIDRLGREVLATPAGRVFYQYARNIIQLREEAVQALEQFKGNLSGHLTLGASTIPGTYVVPRFIGSFKAIHPAIQMTLRISDTAQIVRAVLEGDLEAGMIGSKWNDRRILLEELFTDELILAVFSGHPWARKKRISPDEMIGEPFILRERGSGTRMVMERILEEHGFDASRLFVVAEMGSTEAVRQGIKARIGVSILSRQAVEDDMQYGALEPVEIDGIRFYRPLYLVQRRNRRLSPLCEAFLAHLRTAVKEAESAST; encoded by the coding sequence ATGGATATGCGGCGCTTGGAAGTGTTGTGCAAGGTTATCGAACTGAAGAGCTTCACCAAGGCCGCTGAGGCTCTGCTATTGTCTCAACCGACCGTCAGCGAGCATATCCGTTCTCTGGAAGAGGCGCTTGGAGAGAGGCTGATCGACCGACTGGGACGCGAAGTTCTCGCCACGCCGGCGGGCCGGGTTTTTTATCAGTACGCGCGCAACATCATCCAGTTGCGCGAAGAGGCTGTCCAGGCTCTCGAGCAATTCAAAGGGAACCTGTCAGGGCACCTGACCCTCGGAGCGAGCACAATTCCGGGAACGTACGTGGTTCCAAGGTTCATTGGCTCTTTCAAAGCTATTCATCCAGCCATTCAGATGACATTGCGGATCTCCGACACGGCACAAATAGTGCGGGCCGTACTGGAAGGAGATTTGGAGGCCGGTATGATCGGCTCCAAATGGAATGATCGCCGAATCTTGCTCGAAGAACTGTTCACCGATGAGCTGATATTGGCCGTGTTCTCCGGGCACCCGTGGGCCCGTAAGAAGCGCATCAGTCCTGACGAGATGATTGGCGAGCCCTTTATCCTTCGAGAAAGAGGGTCAGGGACCAGGATGGTCATGGAGCGAATACTTGAGGAACACGGCTTCGATGCTTCCCGTCTTTTTGTTGTTGCGGAGATGGGGAGCACTGAAGCGGTACGTCAAGGAATAAAGGCAAGAATCGGCGTTTCGATTTTGTCGCGTCAGGCCGTGGAAGACGACATGCAATACGGGGCACTGGAACCTGTGGAAATAGATGGGATTCGCTTCTATCGTCCCCTGTATCTGGTTCAGCGCAGGAACCGCAGGCTGTCGCCATTGTGTGAGGCCTTCCTCGCCCACTTACGGACCGCGGTCAAAGAAGCGGAGTCGGCTTCAACTTAG
- a CDS encoding phosphate ABC transporter substrate-binding protein: protein MDRSRLMPVLVSLALLITMMATPGQAQEKGREILKVKGANAMASICDKWAAQFTEKNPNVRVVVSGGGTALGFDALFDKSADLVMASRKIIPKEIQTGAVADMSPAEVEITRSCVAIITHPNNPLRQVTLEQLRKILAGELTQWSELGGPVEPIIVVTTDQVSGTSIFLREAVMENDYFSSDSKIRPYYHDIIREVAARKPWAIAYCGLADAERAVAKKSIKILGLQREAQSPAVLPSEQTLRDNSYPLILPLFFYWDGAARSPLVQRFVDFCKERSKESR, encoded by the coding sequence ATGGACAGAAGCCGTTTGATGCCGGTCTTGGTTTCGTTGGCCCTGCTCATAACGATGATGGCCACTCCCGGCCAAGCCCAAGAGAAAGGCCGCGAGATCTTGAAAGTCAAGGGCGCCAACGCCATGGCCAGCATCTGCGACAAATGGGCGGCGCAGTTCACTGAGAAAAACCCGAACGTCAGGGTCGTCGTGAGTGGGGGAGGAACTGCGCTCGGATTCGATGCGCTTTTTGACAAATCAGCGGATCTGGTGATGGCATCTCGCAAGATAATCCCCAAGGAGATTCAAACCGGTGCGGTGGCAGACATGTCACCCGCTGAGGTTGAAATCACTCGATCCTGCGTGGCAATCATAACGCACCCCAATAACCCGCTCCGGCAGGTGACTCTGGAACAACTGCGGAAGATCTTGGCCGGAGAGTTGACCCAATGGAGTGAATTGGGTGGGCCCGTTGAACCGATAATCGTGGTCACCACAGACCAGGTCTCAGGCACATCCATCTTCCTTCGCGAAGCGGTTATGGAGAACGACTATTTCTCCTCGGATTCCAAGATTAGGCCCTATTACCATGATATCATTAGAGAAGTGGCGGCCAGAAAACCTTGGGCAATTGCGTACTGTGGCCTGGCCGATGCGGAAAGAGCCGTGGCAAAGAAGTCAATAAAGATCCTGGGGCTCCAGCGGGAAGCCCAGTCCCCTGCCGTGTTACCGTCCGAACAGACCCTTCGGGACAACTCTTATCCCTTGATTCTGCCCCTCTTTTTCTATTGGGACGGTGCGGCACGGTCACCGCTTGTTCAGAGATTTGTCGACTTCTGCAAGGAGAGGAGCAAAGAATCCCGCTAG
- a CDS encoding HDIG domain-containing protein, which translates to MTQHEAQKPKWGISHEQAQALMEQFLESESMRKHCLASEAIMRALAPRFGADPEMWALVGLLHDLDYNETRDRMERHTLVTEQILVERGVDPEIVEAIKYHNAENLGLTRQEPIHFALTAAETITGMISATALVYPDKKVASVAPKSVKKRMKAKEFARSVNRDHILLCEQIGISLDEFISISLEAMCGISDRLGL; encoded by the coding sequence ATGACACAACACGAAGCTCAAAAGCCTAAATGGGGCATCTCCCACGAACAAGCCCAGGCCCTTATGGAACAGTTCCTCGAGTCGGAAAGTATGCGAAAGCACTGTCTTGCCTCGGAAGCCATCATGAGGGCGTTGGCTCCGCGATTCGGCGCAGATCCCGAAATGTGGGCACTGGTGGGGCTTCTCCACGACCTTGATTACAATGAAACCCGCGACCGTATGGAACGCCACACCTTGGTGACCGAGCAGATTCTCGTTGAAAGAGGGGTAGACCCGGAGATAGTAGAGGCAATCAAATATCACAACGCAGAGAATCTAGGTCTGACACGCCAAGAGCCCATACATTTCGCACTTACCGCGGCGGAGACGATAACAGGCATGATCTCCGCAACAGCTCTGGTCTATCCGGACAAGAAGGTCGCCTCCGTGGCGCCCAAGTCAGTAAAAAAGAGGATGAAAGCCAAAGAATTCGCTCGTTCCGTTAACAGGGATCACATACTGTTGTGCGAACAGATCGGGATCAGCCTCGATGAATTCATTTCCATAAGTTTGGAGGCCATGTGCGGGATCAGCGACCGTCTGGGGTTGTGA